One Burkholderia sp. PAMC 26561 genomic window carries:
- a CDS encoding YadA-like family protein translates to MNRIFKAVWNESSGTWVAASETSKSHSKRSSSAGKLAIVHAVMVGGFLVGSSAQAQAVDDWAGVGSGSDSTRVGPTASANGERSTAVGFAAEADGTRSSAFGNRARSTGSGSTAVGFDAQSAGNGSVAIGNSSAAQGLATVAVGNYSFALGDSSVALGDGATASADQAIALGALSSATSAGTTAIGANSTASGVNSAALGNSATAEGAYATAVGNNASAVGSDSFAAGNYAAANGVNAIAVGSDTVAADNAVAVGSAAVARTDSVAVGANATSMGESAVALGNSAQASGANATATGADAVASGANAAAYGSGAAATGDNSAAIGNAASAQGSGSLAAGNYATANGVNAIAVGTNSGAADNGVAVGSSTIATAGSVAVGANAVATAETSVAVGDNAQASGINSTATGANAAAGGASAAAYGSNAAATGDNSAAIGNAALAQGANSVAAGTYATANGVNAIAVGANSGAGDNAVAVGSAAAARANSVAIGTNASATADNSVALGAGSSAAIGAQSGYAAFGLSAPQTSTGEVNVGGRTISGVSAGALDTDAVNVAQLKAVSDQATAAAATATTTADGAVKYDRNTDGSVNHDSVTLEGTSGTVLHNVAAGVDTTDAVNVGQLNDAIGQVNASVGDAVNNAVANAVSNAVIDAKDPLFSADGDRSVDAASATGTLAVAVGAKAVATGAGSVAMGNGAQATADNAMALGQNALASGTGSVAVGNGAQATAANSVALGQSSVADRANTVSVGAAGSERQITNVAAGTQGTDAVNVNQLNQSAGSTLKSANDYTDSKTEGTRRDAYAGTASALAVAGLPQAVLPGRGMVAIGGGTYGGQSAVAVGVSQLSENGIWAYKVSGTTSTRGQFGVSVGAGMHW, encoded by the coding sequence ATGAATAGAATTTTCAAAGCAGTCTGGAACGAATCTTCCGGTACCTGGGTGGCAGCATCCGAGACTTCCAAATCGCATTCCAAGCGATCCTCTTCTGCAGGCAAGCTCGCGATCGTGCATGCGGTAATGGTCGGGGGCTTCCTCGTCGGGAGCTCGGCTCAGGCGCAAGCAGTTGACGACTGGGCGGGCGTCGGCTCCGGAAGCGACTCCACTCGCGTTGGGCCTACTGCCAGCGCCAATGGCGAACGTTCAACCGCTGTTGGCTTTGCCGCTGAAGCGGATGGCACGAGATCGAGTGCATTTGGAAATCGAGCAAGATCCACGGGAAGCGGGTCCACCGCAGTCGGTTTTGACGCGCAGTCAGCCGGCAATGGTTCCGTAGCAATCGGAAACTCGTCGGCAGCACAGGGCCTGGCGACAGTGGCCGTCGGCAACTACTCATTCGCGCTTGGCGACAGCAGCGTGGCCCTGGGTGACGGCGCGACCGCTTCCGCAGATCAGGCCATCGCCTTGGGAGCCCTTTCCAGTGCAACTTCCGCAGGCACCACGGCCATCGGTGCAAACTCTACCGCAAGCGGCGTCAACTCTGCCGCTCTTGGAAACAGCGCAACGGCTGAGGGAGCTTATGCTACAGCCGTTGGCAACAACGCCTCGGCAGTGGGCTCCGATTCGTTCGCAGCAGGAAACTATGCCGCGGCGAATGGCGTCAATGCCATCGCAGTCGGTTCAGATACCGTCGCGGCTGACAACGCCGTCGCTGTGGGTTCGGCCGCTGTGGCGAGGACTGACTCCGTCGCGGTCGGCGCAAACGCTACATCAATGGGCGAGAGCGCAGTCGCCCTAGGCAACAGCGCTCAGGCGTCAGGTGCAAACGCCACTGCAACAGGCGCAGATGCCGTCGCCAGCGGCGCCAATGCTGCAGCATACGGAAGCGGCGCCGCGGCGACGGGCGACAATTCAGCTGCAATCGGCAATGCGGCTTCGGCTCAAGGATCCGGCTCGCTGGCCGCAGGAAACTACGCAACCGCAAACGGCGTGAATGCCATTGCGGTCGGTACGAACTCGGGCGCCGCCGACAACGGCGTGGCGGTGGGTTCGAGCACCATTGCGACGGCCGGCTCTGTTGCGGTGGGCGCAAACGCCGTCGCCACGGCCGAGACGTCGGTTGCCGTCGGCGACAACGCCCAGGCGTCGGGCATCAACTCCACTGCGACCGGCGCAAATGCCGCTGCCGGCGGCGCCAGCGCTGCCGCGTACGGAAGCAACGCCGCAGCGACGGGCGACAACTCAGCCGCAATTGGCAATGCGGCTTTGGCGCAAGGCGCCAATTCGGTGGCCGCGGGAACTTACGCAACTGCAAACGGGGTGAATGCCATCGCAGTCGGTGCAAACTCGGGCGCCGGCGATAACGCGGTTGCAGTGGGTTCTGCTGCCGCCGCAAGGGCTAACTCGGTGGCTATCGGCACAAACGCGTCGGCGACCGCGGATAACAGCGTCGCGCTCGGCGCCGGATCGTCGGCCGCCATCGGCGCTCAAAGCGGCTATGCGGCTTTCGGCTTGTCGGCACCGCAAACATCGACCGGCGAAGTCAACGTCGGCGGCCGCACGATCAGCGGCGTTTCCGCCGGCGCGCTGGATACGGACGCGGTCAACGTCGCACAGTTGAAGGCGGTCAGTGACCAGGCAACAGCAGCGGCTGCAACGGCAACTACTACTGCCGACGGCGCAGTCAAATACGACCGCAATACGGACGGCTCGGTCAACCATGACAGCGTGACGCTCGAAGGCACAAGCGGCACCGTGCTCCACAACGTCGCGGCCGGCGTGGATACGACCGACGCAGTGAACGTAGGACAGCTCAACGATGCAATCGGTCAGGTTAACGCATCGGTTGGCGATGCAGTCAACAATGCAGTTGCGAACGCGGTAAGCAATGCGGTCATCGACGCGAAGGACCCCTTGTTCAGCGCTGACGGTGATCGCAGCGTGGACGCGGCATCGGCAACCGGCACGCTTGCGGTTGCAGTAGGCGCGAAGGCAGTCGCAACGGGCGCTGGATCAGTCGCCATGGGCAATGGCGCTCAGGCTACAGCTGACAACGCAATGGCATTGGGTCAAAACGCACTCGCGAGCGGCACGGGTTCGGTTGCCGTGGGTAACGGCGCCCAGGCAACTGCGGCCAATTCAGTCGCCCTCGGACAGAGCTCTGTCGCGGATCGTGCGAATACCGTGTCGGTCGGTGCGGCAGGCAGCGAACGCCAGATCACGAACGTCGCGGCAGGCACGCAAGGCACTGATGCTGTCAACGTCAACCAGTTGAACCAGAGCGCAGGCAGCACGCTCAAGTCAGCCAACGACTACACCGACTCGAAGACGGAAGGCACGCGTCGCGACGCGTATGCGGGTACGGCGTCGGCCTTGGCAGTCGCGGGTTTGCCGCAAGCAGTACTGCCGGGCCGCGGCATGGTGGCAATTGGCGGCGGCACGTATGGCGGTCAATCCGCAGTCGCGGTCGGCGTATCGCAGCTCTCCGAGAACGGCATCTGGGCGTACAAGGTCAGCGGCACCACGAGCACGCGGGGCCAGTTTGGCGTCTCGGTTGGCGCGGGAATGCACTGGTAA